The Halorhabdus sp. BNX81 genome includes a region encoding these proteins:
- a CDS encoding FAD-dependent oxidoreductase, which yields MTTSHVILGDGIAGSSAAETIREADPDADVTIITDEGEPLYNRILIKEFAKGTLPEEPVSIHEEEWYEERDIDLELNTRVTSVDTDANVVEAQDGATYEYDKLLVATGGTPTRLPVENSDAEGVHYFWTFKDARAIRDHAAEAETGVIVGAGLLGIDLAAICGAQNVEADYLMRGNRWWRYALSLDGAEIIHEALRHKGVTPVFDSGVERFEVDDDGHVTGAVDANGEFHAGEFAAVAIGLDFNTAFLEDTAVELDDGIVVDEHMRTGVEDIYAAGDLTRYYDVILDERAQNGSWGSAKEQGVVAAENMVADEPVETFRYVSSYSITHFEFPFLSFGHPTIGDDEAERKYSDTEWRRLTFKDGQLIGGVLIGDLSQQQAFKQIIREERPVADQKEKLLEPDVDLDALPAPAVE from the coding sequence ATGACCACGTCGCACGTGATCCTCGGCGACGGCATCGCCGGGAGTTCCGCCGCGGAAACGATCCGTGAAGCGGATCCCGACGCCGACGTCACGATCATCACCGACGAGGGCGAACCCCTGTACAACCGCATTCTCATCAAGGAGTTCGCCAAAGGAACCCTCCCCGAAGAACCCGTCTCGATCCACGAGGAGGAGTGGTACGAGGAACGGGACATCGACCTCGAACTCAATACCCGCGTCACGTCCGTCGATACCGACGCGAACGTCGTCGAGGCCCAGGACGGAGCCACCTACGAGTACGACAAACTTCTCGTGGCCACCGGCGGCACGCCGACGAGGCTCCCGGTCGAAAACAGTGACGCCGAGGGAGTCCACTACTTCTGGACGTTCAAGGACGCACGGGCGATCCGTGACCACGCTGCCGAGGCTGAAACGGGTGTGATCGTCGGGGCCGGGCTGCTCGGCATCGACCTCGCTGCGATCTGTGGCGCACAGAACGTCGAGGCCGACTACCTCATGCGTGGCAACCGGTGGTGGCGCTACGCGCTGAGCCTCGACGGCGCGGAGATCATCCACGAGGCGCTCAGGCACAAAGGCGTCACGCCCGTCTTCGATAGCGGCGTCGAACGGTTCGAAGTCGACGACGACGGTCATGTCACGGGAGCTGTGGACGCAAACGGCGAATTTCACGCGGGAGAATTCGCCGCCGTCGCGATCGGCCTGGATTTCAACACGGCATTTCTCGAAGACACGGCGGTTGAACTCGATGACGGCATCGTCGTCGACGAACACATGCGGACAGGCGTAGAAGATATCTACGCGGCTGGCGACCTGACGCGGTATTACGACGTCATTCTCGACGAACGCGCCCAGAACGGCTCGTGGGGGAGTGCCAAAGAACAGGGCGTCGTCGCCGCCGAGAACATGGTCGCCGACGAGCCAGTCGAGACGTTCCGGTACGTCTCTTCGTACTCGATTACACACTTTGAGTTCCCGTTTCTGTCCTTTGGTCACCCGACGATCGGCGACGACGAGGCCGAACGGAAGTACTCAGACACCGAGTGGCGGCGGCTCACGTTCAAGGACGGCCAACTCATCGGCGGCGTCCTGATCGGCGACCTCTCCCAGCAACAGGCGTTCAAACAGATCATCCGTGAAGAGCGGCCTGTCGCCGACCAAAAGGAGAAGCTCCTCGAACCCGACGTCGATCTC